In the Leptolyngbya sp. SIO1E4 genome, one interval contains:
- a CDS encoding DUF4340 domain-containing protein yields MKLQRSTLVLVVGALLLGGVTLFTQARQSNRPTTAQGEAASPVYGFDEADVVSLHIETQTQAVTFQRDEAGFWQMTSPEAHPAEEAAIAFLLSRLTTDGLLRTTTIDAANQAEFGLDVPFATVEITLQDETNHSLVLGDADFSGQNSYALIDPETIPLSEAAGEVTVVLVSDDVLNGVDRPLEEWQAVVETPAETDDAEREAEAGEIDAPAAGDAPPIEGDTDAESEAPTPETESGPESQTPSPDTAPSEIDVPLPETESTPVPAPENADPSQ; encoded by the coding sequence ATGAAACTTCAACGCAGCACACTTGTTTTAGTGGTTGGTGCTCTACTTTTGGGCGGGGTTACTCTCTTTACGCAGGCACGTCAGTCTAATCGCCCCACCACGGCCCAGGGTGAGGCCGCCTCGCCCGTTTATGGGTTTGATGAAGCAGACGTTGTCAGCCTGCATATTGAAACTCAAACCCAGGCCGTGACCTTCCAGCGAGATGAAGCAGGCTTTTGGCAAATGACCAGCCCTGAGGCACACCCTGCAGAGGAGGCTGCGATCGCCTTTCTTTTGAGCCGACTAACCACGGATGGGTTACTCCGAACCACCACCATTGACGCGGCCAACCAGGCTGAGTTTGGCTTAGACGTGCCCTTTGCGACCGTTGAAATCACCCTGCAGGACGAGACAAACCATTCGCTGGTGTTGGGCGATGCAGACTTCAGCGGTCAAAATTCCTACGCCTTAATTGATCCTGAAACCATCCCCCTCTCAGAAGCCGCGGGAGAAGTCACGGTGGTTCTGGTATCAGACGATGTCCTCAATGGGGTTGATCGGCCCTTAGAAGAGTGGCAGGCGGTGGTTGAGACTCCGGCAGAGACCGATGATGCCGAGCGCGAGGCAGAGGCGGGCGAGATCGACGCTCCGGCAGCGGGGGACGCCCCACCGATTGAGGGCGATACCGATGCCGAGTCAGAAGCGCCGACCCCAGAAACAGAATCAGGGCCAGAATCACAGACCCCCTCCCCGGATACAGCCCCTTCTGAGATAGACGTTCCCCTCCCAGAAACTGAATCCACCCCTGTCCCCGCTCCAGAAAACGCCGATCCTTCTCAATAG
- the mrdA gene encoding penicillin-binding protein 2 encodes MAIGLPPQSRVAINRNGDSERTVGRHFQSVVVMLFVSAILFGAIGTRLTQLQLIDGPRNRQRAETNRIRLIPKRPARGALLDRNGKVLAGSRLSHSISIWPIALPRTEWPAVIDRLAQILEVPPENIRQRLEQAGYESIESITITRGISPAQATAIAEFGSELPGVRLEAEAVRNYPNGDLAAHALGYTGEITEEELDSSAYEGYRLGDVIGQMGAEAAFESLLRGQWGGQQVEVDSAGRVISVLGNKPAVSGNDVQLTIDLELQKLAEAALGNRKGAIVAMEPHSGEVLAMVSRPTFDPNIFTTKITDAQWEQLQGADHPFLNRSLQGFAPASTFKIVTTAAGIESGKFSPEAILPTFPFITVGGIQFWDWNNAGFGALGFRGAMAMSSDTFFYQIGRRIGGETLIQWTRRYGFGAKTGIEIAAEESPGLVPDDAWKQENMGYGWFVGDTINMSIGQGFLQTSPLQVAVMFAVPANGGYKVTPHLLKDSRTADDWRESVGMQPSTVTILQDGLRQVITAGTAQSLNLPNLPPIAGKTGTAEAPPFENHAWFGAYLPADDPELLVVAFAEHSGGGGGSVAVPMVKQILEGYYKDRTP; translated from the coding sequence ATGGCGATCGGGTTACCCCCACAATCACGGGTTGCAATCAATCGAAATGGCGACAGTGAGCGGACGGTAGGGCGCCATTTTCAGTCGGTTGTCGTGATGCTGTTTGTCTCCGCCATCTTATTTGGGGCGATTGGCACTCGCCTCACTCAGCTGCAGTTGATCGATGGGCCTCGCAACCGCCAGCGCGCTGAAACCAATCGCATCCGCTTGATTCCTAAGCGACCGGCACGGGGCGCCCTGCTAGACCGTAACGGGAAAGTGCTGGCAGGCAGTCGTCTGTCTCACTCCATTTCGATCTGGCCGATCGCACTGCCCCGGACAGAATGGCCAGCGGTCATCGATCGCCTGGCCCAGATTCTGGAAGTGCCGCCGGAGAACATTCGACAGCGCCTAGAACAGGCCGGATATGAGTCGATTGAATCTATCACGATTACGCGAGGCATTAGCCCGGCCCAAGCCACCGCGATCGCTGAATTTGGTAGCGAACTGCCCGGCGTGCGCCTGGAAGCTGAAGCCGTACGGAACTATCCCAATGGAGATTTGGCAGCCCATGCTTTGGGGTACACCGGCGAAATCACTGAAGAGGAACTCGACAGCTCTGCCTACGAAGGCTATCGCCTGGGGGACGTCATTGGGCAAATGGGGGCTGAAGCTGCATTCGAGAGCCTCCTGCGAGGTCAATGGGGCGGTCAGCAGGTGGAAGTTGATAGCGCTGGACGGGTAATTAGCGTTCTTGGCAATAAACCTGCAGTCTCTGGCAATGATGTACAGCTCACCATCGACCTGGAATTGCAGAAATTAGCAGAGGCGGCCCTGGGCAATCGTAAAGGGGCGATCGTGGCGATGGAGCCCCACAGCGGTGAAGTTCTGGCCATGGTAAGCCGTCCGACCTTTGATCCCAATATCTTCACGACCAAAATTACCGACGCCCAGTGGGAACAGCTGCAAGGGGCCGATCACCCTTTCCTCAACCGATCTTTGCAAGGCTTTGCCCCGGCCAGCACCTTTAAAATCGTAACCACCGCTGCCGGGATTGAATCTGGCAAGTTTTCCCCCGAGGCAATTTTACCCACGTTTCCGTTTATCACCGTGGGGGGCATTCAATTTTGGGATTGGAATAATGCCGGCTTTGGAGCCCTGGGTTTCCGGGGGGCAATGGCCATGAGCAGCGACACCTTTTTCTATCAGATAGGCAGGCGCATTGGCGGAGAAACGCTAATTCAATGGACCCGGCGCTACGGGTTTGGGGCTAAAACAGGGATCGAAATTGCCGCAGAAGAGAGCCCTGGCCTGGTTCCCGATGATGCCTGGAAGCAGGAAAACATGGGCTATGGCTGGTTCGTAGGGGACACCATTAATATGTCTATCGGCCAGGGATTTTTGCAGACCAGCCCCTTACAGGTAGCCGTGATGTTCGCAGTGCCCGCCAATGGGGGATACAAGGTCACTCCTCACCTGTTGAAAGATAGCCGCACCGCAGACGATTGGCGCGAATCGGTTGGGATGCAGCCCAGCACCGTCACCATTTTGCAAGACGGCTTACGCCAAGTGATTACAGCAGGAACCGCGCAATCCCTTAACCTGCCAAACTTACCCCCCATTGCGGGTAAAACAGGTACCGCTGAAGCTCCCCCTTTCGAGAACCATGCCTGGTTTGGGGCTTACCTACCGGCAGATGACCCCGAACTCCTGGTGGTGGCCTTTGCAGAACACTCGGGAGGAGGAGGGGGATCGGTAGCCGTCCCCATGGTCAAACAGATTCTTGAGGGATATTACAAAGACCGCACGCCATAG
- the purU gene encoding formyltetrahydrofolate deformylase, with the protein MPPSANTPSATLLISCPDQQGLVAKIANFIYANGGNIIHADQHRDEASGLFLSRIEWHLAGFNLPRDLIGPAFSAIAQPLEADWQLHFSDAVPRIAIWVSRQDHCLLDLLWRHQAKEFAAEIAVIISNHLHLKPIADQFGIDFHHSPVTAETKAHQEAQQLKLLQEYTIDLVVLAKYMQILSGDFLRQFPRVINIHHSFLPAFMGAQPYHRAYERGVKIIGATAHYVTEDLDAGPIIEQDVVRISHRDDVKDLIRKGKDLERIVLARGVRLHLQNRILVYGNRTVVFA; encoded by the coding sequence ATGCCTCCCTCCGCCAATACTCCCTCTGCCACGCTGCTGATTTCTTGCCCCGACCAGCAGGGGCTGGTTGCCAAAATTGCGAATTTCATCTATGCCAATGGCGGCAATATTATTCATGCCGATCAGCACCGAGATGAAGCCAGTGGCCTATTTTTGTCCCGCATTGAATGGCACCTAGCAGGCTTCAACCTACCCCGCGATCTGATTGGGCCTGCCTTTAGCGCGATCGCCCAGCCCTTAGAGGCTGACTGGCAACTGCACTTTTCTGACGCCGTGCCTCGTATTGCTATCTGGGTGAGTCGCCAAGATCATTGCCTGTTAGATTTACTCTGGCGTCATCAGGCCAAAGAGTTTGCCGCTGAAATTGCCGTGATCATCAGCAACCACCTCCACCTCAAACCTATTGCCGATCAGTTTGGCATCGATTTCCACCATAGCCCGGTCACTGCAGAAACCAAAGCTCACCAAGAAGCCCAGCAGCTCAAACTCCTGCAGGAGTACACCATCGATCTGGTTGTCCTGGCCAAATATATGCAAATTCTGAGCGGTGACTTTTTGAGGCAGTTTCCCCGAGTCATCAACATTCACCACTCATTTCTGCCGGCTTTTATGGGAGCACAGCCCTATCACCGCGCTTACGAACGAGGTGTAAAAATTATTGGGGCCACAGCCCACTACGTCACGGAAGATTTAGACGCTGGCCCCATTATTGAACAGGATGTCGTGCGCATCAGCCACCGAGATGATGTCAAAGATCTCATCCGCAAGGGCAAAGATCTCGAACGAATCGTGCTTGCCCGGGGCGTGCGCCTGCACTTACAAAATCGGATTCTCGTCTACGGCAATCGAACAGTTGTCTTTGCCTAA
- a CDS encoding ABC transporter ATP-binding protein codes for MSQTVSPTISSRQAEAMLDVELQRVSKFYGAEAAIQDINLQICEGEFFSILGPSGCGKTTTLRLIAGFEQPSAGAVFIQRQNMSRTPAHRRSVNTVFQSYALFNHMTVWDNIAFGLRIKRLGRSQRQKQVADALQLVKMEGFAQRYPQQLSGGQKQRVALARALVNRPAVMLLDEPLGALDLKLRKQMQVELSNLHRQLGITFIMVTHDQEEALSLSDRIAVMRDGDIEQVGTPSEIYDFPKTPFVADFIGDTNLLQGQVDAADKHLLRVRTEGGLKVLVQRSPQLSQVPKAMVVSVRPEKIHLSQTVPRDKGNCYSGYVKHMMYLGTHLHCVVQLQTGDCLTVMQPNRAEHQLAAETPVYIHWHPKDCLALAA; via the coding sequence ATGTCTCAGACAGTTTCTCCCACAATTTCGTCACGGCAGGCTGAAGCCATGCTAGATGTCGAACTTCAGCGAGTGTCTAAATTTTACGGGGCAGAAGCTGCCATTCAGGACATCAATTTACAGATTTGCGAAGGTGAGTTTTTTAGTATTCTGGGGCCGTCAGGCTGTGGTAAAACCACGACGCTAAGACTCATTGCTGGATTTGAACAACCGTCAGCGGGGGCTGTATTTATCCAACGGCAAAACATGAGCCGAACCCCGGCCCATCGCCGCTCCGTCAATACTGTTTTTCAGAGCTATGCGTTGTTTAACCACATGACCGTGTGGGACAACATTGCCTTTGGGTTACGCATCAAACGCCTGGGGCGATCGCAGCGGCAAAAACAGGTGGCTGATGCGCTGCAGCTCGTCAAAATGGAAGGATTTGCCCAGCGCTACCCTCAGCAGCTATCGGGGGGGCAAAAGCAGCGAGTGGCCTTAGCTAGGGCATTGGTTAACCGTCCAGCGGTCATGTTACTGGATGAGCCGCTGGGTGCCCTTGATTTGAAACTGAGGAAGCAAATGCAGGTGGAGTTATCCAACCTGCATCGTCAGCTGGGGATTACCTTTATCATGGTTACCCACGATCAAGAAGAGGCCCTATCGCTATCTGATCGCATTGCCGTGATGCGCGATGGGGATATTGAACAGGTCGGCACACCCAGCGAGATTTATGACTTTCCCAAGACCCCTTTTGTGGCTGATTTTATTGGGGATACGAACCTACTGCAGGGGCAGGTTGATGCTGCCGACAAGCATCTATTGCGCGTCCGAACCGAAGGCGGGTTAAAGGTATTAGTGCAGCGATCGCCGCAGCTATCTCAAGTGCCGAAAGCCATGGTTGTAAGCGTTCGCCCAGAAAAGATTCATCTCAGTCAAACTGTACCCAGAGATAAGGGAAACTGCTATTCTGGCTACGTCAAACACATGATGTATCTGGGGACTCATTTACACTGCGTTGTACAGCTTCAGACAGGGGATTGTCTGACCGTGATGCAGCCTAATCGAGCGGAGCATCAGCTAGCAGCGGAGACGCCCGTGTACATTCATTGGCACCCTAAAGATTGCCTTGCTCTAGCTGCGTAG
- a CDS encoding ABC transporter ATP-binding protein, which produces MIEVENLHKVYGSTVALKDVSFAVEPGEILGFLGPNGAGKTTTMRILTGYLPATSGTVRVANYDVHTQSMAVRQRIGYLPEQPPLYADMTVEAFLHFVGRIKGVSAGDRPERVEHAVQRCGLEEKRSVLVRKLSKGYRQRVGIAQAIVHDPPVIVLDEPTSGLDPRQNSEVRNLVRSLAGDHTIILSTHILPEVDATCNRVAIINRGQLVAAGALKSLMHQLTGSLSYEVEVRGAPADIQQALQHIQSVAAVELVPSESQQDSRYRFQVTAAAGEDPGEAIAATLVNAGFGLRELHRHRASLEDIFLNLTTEETSTEMAPAAATPEDAEPAAEPAAED; this is translated from the coding sequence ATGATTGAAGTCGAAAACCTGCATAAAGTTTATGGATCTACCGTAGCTCTCAAGGATGTCTCCTTTGCGGTAGAACCGGGCGAGATTTTAGGCTTTCTTGGGCCTAATGGTGCCGGCAAAACGACGACGATGCGGATTCTGACGGGCTATTTGCCCGCGACAAGCGGCACGGTTCGGGTTGCCAACTACGATGTCCACACTCAGTCTATGGCTGTGCGTCAGCGTATTGGCTATTTACCAGAGCAGCCGCCCCTATACGCTGATATGACCGTTGAGGCATTCCTCCATTTCGTGGGGCGCATTAAGGGGGTATCAGCTGGCGATCGCCCCGAGCGAGTTGAGCATGCCGTGCAGCGGTGCGGTTTAGAGGAGAAGCGATCGGTCTTGGTGCGCAAGCTCTCTAAGGGCTATCGCCAGCGGGTGGGGATTGCCCAGGCGATTGTTCACGATCCCCCTGTGATTGTGTTAGACGAACCCACTTCTGGCTTAGACCCGCGCCAAAACAGCGAGGTGCGAAACCTGGTTCGGAGTTTAGCGGGCGACCATACCATCATTCTTTCCACCCACATCCTGCCCGAGGTAGATGCGACCTGTAACCGCGTTGCCATTATTAACCGAGGACAGTTGGTCGCAGCTGGGGCACTCAAGTCATTGATGCATCAGCTGACGGGTTCCCTCAGCTATGAAGTTGAGGTGCGCGGGGCCCCAGCGGATATTCAGCAGGCGTTGCAGCACATTCAGAGCGTTGCAGCTGTGGAGTTAGTGCCTTCAGAGAGCCAGCAAGATTCTCGCTATCGGTTCCAAGTTACGGCTGCGGCAGGGGAAGATCCGGGGGAAGCGATCGCCGCCACCCTGGTGAACGCTGGGTTTGGGCTACGTGAATTGCATCGCCACCGGGCCAGTTTAGAAGATATCTTTTTGAACCTAACGACTGAGGAAACGAGCACTGAGATGGCCCCGGCAGCAGCCACGCCCGAGGACGCTGAGCCCGCTGCTGAGCCTGCTGCGGAGGATTAA
- a CDS encoding threonine--tRNA ligase — MAHPGDAPEKIHLPRTDESEQLKRIRHTFSHVMAMAVQKLFPKAQVTIGPWIDYGFYYDFDSPDSFTDKDLKAIKKEMIKIINKDLPVTQETVSREEAKRRIESLGEPYKLEILEDLEDPITLYHLGDQWWDLCAGPHVASTKALHPKAFDLESVAGAYWRGDETRAQLQRIYGTAWETPEQLAEYKRRREEAKKRDHRRLGKELGLFIFADEVGPGLPLWTPKGTVLRSTLEDFLKREQLKRGYLPVVTPHIARIDLFKTSGHWQKYKEDMFPMMAEDDEARTHDLGFVMKPMNCPFHIQIYKSELRSYRELPIRLAEFGTVYRYEQSGELGGLTRVRGFTVDDAHLFVTPQQLDDEFLKVVDLILAVFKSLQLKNFKARLSFRDPDSDKYIGSDEVWETSQNAIRRAVETLGMDFFEGVGEAAFYGPKLDFIFTDALDREWQLGTVQVDYNLPQRFELEYVAEDGSRQRPVMIHRAPFGSLERLIGILIEEYAGDFPVWLAPEQIRLLPVTSEQIGFAQQVADRMRAQEIRVQVDTSGDRLGKLIRNGEKGKIPVMAVVGAKEQASNSLSIRTRADGELGVIPVDDVIARMAEAIAAHTNF; from the coding sequence ATGGCTCACCCAGGCGACGCTCCTGAAAAGATTCATCTGCCCCGTACTGACGAATCTGAACAGCTCAAGCGCATTCGTCATACCTTTTCCCATGTGATGGCGATGGCTGTGCAGAAGCTCTTTCCAAAAGCACAGGTCACCATTGGCCCCTGGATTGACTATGGCTTCTATTACGATTTTGACAGCCCCGATTCTTTCACTGACAAGGATCTGAAAGCCATTAAAAAAGAGATGATCAAAATCATCAATAAAGATCTGCCAGTGACCCAAGAAACGGTGAGCCGAGAGGAGGCTAAACGCCGCATTGAGAGCCTGGGCGAACCTTACAAGCTAGAGATTTTAGAAGATTTAGAAGATCCCATTACCCTCTATCACCTGGGTGATCAATGGTGGGATCTCTGTGCTGGGCCCCATGTAGCCTCCACCAAAGCCTTACATCCTAAGGCCTTTGACCTCGAAAGCGTGGCCGGTGCCTACTGGCGTGGCGACGAAACCCGAGCGCAGCTGCAGCGCATTTATGGCACCGCCTGGGAGACACCCGAGCAGCTAGCGGAATACAAGCGTCGTCGCGAGGAGGCGAAAAAACGCGATCACCGTAGGTTGGGTAAAGAGCTGGGGCTGTTTATCTTCGCCGATGAAGTCGGCCCAGGGCTCCCGCTATGGACCCCTAAGGGAACGGTGCTGCGCTCGACCTTAGAAGACTTCCTCAAGCGAGAGCAGCTTAAGCGCGGGTATTTGCCCGTGGTGACCCCGCACATTGCCCGTATTGATTTGTTTAAGACCTCAGGGCACTGGCAAAAATATAAAGAAGACATGTTTCCCATGATGGCTGAGGACGACGAAGCCCGTACCCATGACCTGGGCTTTGTCATGAAGCCGATGAACTGCCCCTTTCACATTCAGATTTATAAGAGCGAGCTGCGTTCTTACCGTGAGCTGCCCATTCGTCTCGCGGAGTTTGGGACCGTTTATCGCTATGAACAATCTGGAGAGCTGGGGGGGCTGACACGGGTACGCGGTTTTACCGTAGATGACGCCCACCTGTTTGTGACTCCCCAGCAGTTGGACGATGAGTTCTTAAAAGTAGTCGATCTCATTCTCGCGGTTTTTAAGAGCCTGCAGCTCAAGAATTTCAAGGCTCGCCTCAGCTTTCGGGATCCTGATTCAGACAAATATATTGGCTCTGATGAGGTGTGGGAAACCTCTCAAAATGCCATTCGCCGTGCGGTCGAAACCCTGGGAATGGACTTTTTTGAAGGCGTGGGTGAAGCAGCTTTCTACGGCCCCAAGCTCGACTTTATCTTCACCGATGCCCTCGATCGCGAGTGGCAGCTGGGCACGGTGCAGGTAGACTACAATTTGCCCCAACGCTTTGAGCTGGAGTATGTGGCTGAAGATGGCTCACGCCAGCGTCCAGTGATGATTCACCGGGCTCCTTTCGGTTCTTTAGAACGCCTGATCGGCATCTTGATCGAAGAATATGCTGGGGATTTCCCGGTTTGGTTAGCGCCGGAGCAAATTCGACTGCTGCCAGTGACCAGCGAGCAGATTGGCTTTGCTCAGCAGGTTGCCGATCGCATGCGGGCTCAGGAAATTCGGGTGCAGGTAGATACCAGCGGAGATCGCCTCGGCAAGCTCATCCGCAACGGCGAGAAGGGCAAAATTCCCGTCATGGCGGTTGTCGGTGCCAAAGAGCAAGCATCCAACTCTCTCAGCATTCGAACCCGTGCGGATGGAGAACTCGGGGTCATTCCGGTGGATGATGTGATTGCCAGAATGGCCGAGGCGATCGCGGCCCACACCAATTTCTAG
- a CDS encoding TIGR02450 family Trp-rich protein, with translation MTKKQKFPHLVGSKWTARQKTFGWRHFQVVNRKNEGNLVFAELVASCDADVRFWINAKGLKNRNLWAAGWQSLQEQEEIFL, from the coding sequence ATGACTAAGAAGCAAAAATTTCCTCACCTGGTGGGGTCAAAATGGACGGCCCGACAGAAAACCTTTGGATGGCGGCATTTCCAAGTGGTGAATCGCAAAAATGAAGGCAATCTCGTATTTGCAGAACTGGTCGCTTCTTGCGATGCGGACGTGCGTTTTTGGATCAACGCAAAGGGGTTGAAGAATCGGAATCTTTGGGCCGCTGGGTGGCAATCCCTCCAGGAGCAAGAAGAGATATTTTTGTAA
- a CDS encoding PEP-CTERM sorting domain-containing protein (PEP-CTERM proteins occur, often in large numbers, in the proteomes of bacteria that also encode an exosortase, a predicted intramembrane cysteine proteinase. The presence of a PEP-CTERM domain at a protein's C-terminus predicts cleavage within the sorting domain, followed by covalent anchoring to some some component of the (usually Gram-negative) cell surface. Many PEP-CTERM proteins exhibit an unusual sequence composition that includes large numbers of potential glycosylation sites. Expression of one such protein has been shown restore the ability of a bacterium to form floc, a type of biofilm.) produces the protein MNKTWISVSVAAVAVGLIGSQADTAAAATLRVVDVNDTYTHGVFSGPDGTFEKLVPVSPGTYGLEARGGRQGARDWEIGVGTQTSHAGTFSENKYFDDDWGDGSTLHDLMMTWMPGEKVQVTIGDTTVSYEADWQVGNGIEILAKRSALFTLTELDGMAFNETVGEIGSNAGHTPLFLAGDSLLDGWILKGQIAMTAGGGSRNTVMITPGTFTPSDTASVPEPTSLLGLMALGALATGGRLKAILNRS, from the coding sequence ATGAATAAGACTTGGATATCTGTATCGGTGGCGGCGGTAGCTGTGGGTCTGATTGGGAGCCAAGCAGATACCGCAGCGGCTGCCACCTTAAGGGTGGTTGATGTGAACGACACCTACACCCATGGCGTATTTAGTGGCCCTGACGGCACTTTTGAAAAACTAGTGCCCGTCAGCCCTGGAACCTATGGTCTAGAGGCCCGGGGAGGGCGCCAAGGTGCCCGTGACTGGGAAATTGGCGTCGGTACCCAGACCAGCCATGCTGGCACCTTTAGCGAAAACAAATACTTCGATGATGACTGGGGTGATGGCTCTACCCTGCATGACCTGATGATGACTTGGATGCCTGGGGAAAAGGTGCAAGTCACTATCGGCGACACCACTGTCTCCTACGAAGCGGACTGGCAAGTTGGCAACGGCATTGAAATCTTGGCTAAGCGCAGCGCCCTCTTCACCCTGACAGAATTAGACGGCATGGCCTTTAATGAGACCGTTGGCGAGATTGGCAGTAACGCCGGGCATACGCCACTCTTTTTGGCGGGAGATAGCCTGCTGGATGGCTGGATTCTCAAAGGGCAAATTGCCATGACCGCTGGGGGTGGGTCTCGCAATACGGTGATGATTACCCCAGGAACCTTCACGCCGTCAGATACCGCATCTGTGCCTGAGCCAACTTCTTTGCTAGGGCTAATGGCCCTTGGGGCCCTGGCGACAGGTGGACGGCTGAAAGCCATCCTGAATCGGTCTTAA
- a CDS encoding ABC transporter permease subunit: MRTVISNLLAIYRRELQSYFASPLAYVIAAVFWLLGGFFLVVILFSPQGLIAQVAERDQVQQMGFSPPPLDVAYEFLQAYLGVLGSLSMFVLPILSMGLYAEERKQGTLELLATSPVTNWVVALGKLLAVVTFYVAMILPLMLCEAIALGAAEPAVAPTLLLAGHLGLILLAASVLSLGMFLSSLTSSTVLAAIMTFALVIFLWIVDALAQAVPGWLGSSLTHLSLLQHFTGFTQGVLDSSSVVLFVSYSLLGIFLTAQSIETLRFQRT; this comes from the coding sequence TTGCGAACTGTTATCAGCAACCTGTTAGCGATTTACCGCCGTGAGCTTCAGAGTTACTTTGCATCCCCGCTAGCCTATGTGATTGCAGCCGTGTTTTGGCTACTGGGGGGCTTTTTTCTGGTCGTGATTTTGTTCAGCCCACAGGGGCTCATTGCCCAGGTCGCAGAACGGGATCAGGTACAGCAGATGGGCTTCTCACCGCCCCCATTAGATGTGGCCTATGAGTTCCTCCAAGCCTATTTGGGGGTGCTGGGGTCTTTGTCGATGTTCGTGTTACCGATTTTGTCGATGGGGCTCTATGCCGAGGAACGTAAACAAGGCACCTTAGAACTGCTGGCGACGTCTCCGGTCACCAACTGGGTGGTGGCTTTAGGAAAGCTGCTAGCGGTGGTGACGTTTTACGTGGCGATGATTTTGCCTCTGATGCTGTGCGAGGCGATCGCCCTGGGAGCAGCAGAACCCGCAGTGGCCCCCACGCTGCTGCTGGCTGGGCATTTGGGGTTGATTCTGCTGGCGGCTAGCGTTTTATCCTTAGGCATGTTTCTCTCGTCTTTGACCAGCAGCACAGTTCTGGCTGCCATCATGACGTTTGCCCTGGTGATATTTTTGTGGATTGTGGATGCCCTAGCCCAAGCGGTTCCCGGCTGGTTGGGGAGTTCGCTCACCCATTTATCTCTACTGCAGCATTTCACCGGATTTACTCAAGGGGTGCTCGACAGCAGCAGCGTTGTCTTGTTTGTGTCCTACAGTCTTTTGGGAATTTTCCTGACCGCTCAGTCTATTGAAACGCTGCGTTTCCAGCGCACTTAG
- a CDS encoding DUF2605 domain-containing protein, whose protein sequence is MFSSEPSNTPDQPLVKALLEPLLDDFQYWFSEANTLLTSPKADCLATEQRHGLLEKIGVAQQEVATARTLLMATDGQAGVDTAMLRNWHQLVSICWQTAQKVRKHNRSAQPGEDAQ, encoded by the coding sequence ATGTTTTCATCTGAACCTTCGAATACCCCTGACCAGCCGTTAGTCAAAGCGCTGCTTGAACCCTTGCTGGATGACTTTCAGTATTGGTTTAGTGAGGCCAACACGTTGCTCACCTCCCCCAAAGCTGATTGCTTGGCCACTGAGCAGCGTCACGGGTTGCTTGAGAAAATTGGGGTGGCTCAGCAAGAGGTCGCGACTGCCCGTACCCTGCTGATGGCAACGGATGGCCAGGCCGGGGTCGATACTGCCATGTTGCGGAATTGGCATCAGCTGGTTTCGATTTGCTGGCAAACTGCACAAAAAGTTCGTAAACACAACCGCTCCGCCCAGCCCGGGGAGGATGCCCAGTAA
- a CDS encoding DUF2973 domain-containing protein, which translates to MLHALYIIAFAVLAVLAISNLIRNMMVLGVDARREPRQPFAGDKTQGGADRSTPHPEMLDESGRVVDEPLLVMRSISLEDARERLDALYDGSSNQSDDSSDED; encoded by the coding sequence ATGCTGCACGCTCTTTACATCATTGCCTTTGCAGTTTTAGCGGTTCTTGCCATCAGCAACCTGATTCGTAACATGATGGTGCTGGGGGTAGATGCTCGCCGAGAGCCGCGTCAGCCTTTTGCTGGGGATAAGACTCAGGGCGGTGCTGATCGTTCGACCCCACACCCTGAGATGCTGGATGAATCTGGACGGGTGGTTGATGAACCCCTACTGGTGATGCGCTCCATCTCTTTAGAAGATGCCCGTGAGCGATTAGACGCGCTCTATGACGGGTCTTCTAACCAGTCTGACGACTCCTCTGACGAGGATTAG
- a CDS encoding DUF4327 family protein: MTNQQVVHPMVKFQRQVQSLVKRNVVKPTDSIWKIAFLFSDQWPYWRKELEDFDFSMQDPISHLLAVESWEEE; this comes from the coding sequence ATGACCAACCAACAGGTTGTGCACCCAATGGTGAAGTTTCAGCGCCAGGTGCAATCTCTCGTGAAACGAAATGTAGTAAAGCCGACGGATAGCATTTGGAAAATTGCTTTCCTCTTTAGCGATCAATGGCCTTACTGGCGCAAAGAGCTGGAAGACTTTGACTTTTCTATGCAGGATCCAATTAGCCATTTATTGGCGGTGGAGTCTTGGGAAGAGGAGTAG